One region of Bombus affinis isolate iyBomAffi1 unplaced genomic scaffold, iyBomAffi1.2 ctg00000494.1, whole genome shotgun sequence genomic DNA includes:
- the LOC126928030 gene encoding uncharacterized protein LOC126928030 yields MPWVAACLDLLAAPILGYCLAVRKLALQAGFFQEETNKSIVTQAVNAINTSTIQKETAPCADTMAPSVEEQRQEPKDKITIRTSGIMKSPRKFSGVVIAMCGLPGRGKSQVAQCLSRRLNWNGDSTKGICMARSR; encoded by the exons ATGCCCTGGGTTGCCGCCTGTCTCGACCTGTTGGCGGCACCGATTCTGGGTTACTGTCTGGCCGTGAGGAAACTTGCACTGCAAGCCGGCTTTTTCcaagaagaaacgaacaaatcgatcgtaacacaagcggtgaacgctatcaatacgtcgactatacaaaaggagactgcgccgtgcgctgatacgatggcaccaagcgtcgaagaacagcgccaag AACCCAAGGATAAAATCACAATAAGGACGTCGGGGATAATGAAGTCTCCCCGAAAATTCTCAGGGgttgtaatcgcgatgtgcggttTACCAGGTCGTGGAAAAAGCCAAGTGGCACAATGCCTTTCGCGCAGACTCAACTGGAACGGCGATTCCACTAAAG GAATTTGCATGGCGCGATCAAGATAA